The Buteo buteo chromosome 3, bButBut1.hap1.1, whole genome shotgun sequence genome has a window encoding:
- the FIGNL1 gene encoding fidgetin-like protein 1 isoform X3, producing the protein METPTHSTVHLSDWQKSYFAITSGTCTPAQKADEYRAKILHIQYAWANSEISQVCAANLFKKYAEKYSAIIDSDNIETGLNNYAENILTLAKCQQNDSDKWQSALTTDNVFELKCVQERMQAGKNLQSSQMAPTDACVLADKGVSASAAPGLPKLSIFSSAKETELCAGSAKCASRGPELLEHPSSSKSLQSSVPPVTKALDTLPASSASLNEQVPTGFQATPLFASKEVASSSSLKMSGSCRDGQNLSLSDQSAVPAWSTSSGKRKAFYGLADEGSTVIPSLAPCQASSSRETSSTETSSFSGYRNRNEESGVPGFRTAKEQLWVDQQRKSQNLPQRAPVSSYGGVKKSLGAGRSRGPFGKFVPPVPKQDGNENGGAQCKPRARGPTDPSLPVDERLKNIEPKMVELIMHEIMDHGPPVNWDDIAGVEFAKATIKEIVVWPMLRPDIFTGLRGPPKGILLFGPPGTGKTLIGKCIACQSGATFFSISASSLTSKWVGEGEKMVRALFTVARCQQPAVIFIDEIDSLLSQRGDGEHESSRRIKTEFLVQLDGATTSSEDRILVVGATNRPQEIDEAARRRLVKRLYIPLPEASARKQIVTRLMSKEHCSLNEEEIELIVKKSSGFSGADMTQLCREASLGPIRSLQSTDIATIMPDQVRPIAFLDFESAFRTVRPSVSSKDLELYETWNQTFGCDV; encoded by the exons ATGGAAACCCCCACTCACAGCACCGTGCACCTGAGCGACTGGCAGAAAAGTTACTTCGCTATTACCTCTGGCACCTGCACACCTGCACAGAAGGCAGATGAATACCGTGCCAAAATCCTGCATATTCAGTATGCATGGGCAAACTCTGAGATCTCTCAGGTCTGTGCTGCCaacctgtttaaaaaatatgcagagaaaTACTCTGCAATTATTGACTCTGACAACATAGAGACTGGCTTGAATAACTatgctgaaaacattttgactTTGGCAAAGTGTCAGCAAAATGACAGTGACAAGTGGCAATCTGCCTTGACAACAGATAATGTATTTGAATTAAAGTGTGTGCAAGAGAGGATGCAGGCTGGCAAAAATCTCCAAAGCTCTCAGATGGCACCGACAGATGCCTGTGTACTAGCTGATAAAGGGGTcagtgcctctgctgctccaggTCTTCCTAAACTCAGTATCTTCAGCAGTGCCAAAGAGACTGAGCTCTGTGCTGGCTCAGCAAAATGTGCAAGTCGGGGACCAGAGCTCCTTGAGCATCCCTCATCTTCAAAGTCTCTTCAAAGCAGCGTGCCTCCGGTGACCAAAGCTTTGGATACACTTCCTGCCTCTTCAGCCTCCTTAAATGAACAGGTTCCTACAGGTTTCCAGGCAACTCCTCTATTTGCAAGTAAAGAAGTGGCAAGTAGTAGTTCTCTGAAAATGTCGGGTAGCTGTCGCGATGGACAAAATTTGTCTCTTTCGGATCAGTCAGCTGTACCTGCATGGTCCACAagttctggaaaaagaaaagcgtTTTATGGTCTGGCTGATGAAGGCAGCACGGTGATTCCTAGCCTTGCCCCATGCCAGGCTTCCAGTAGTAGAGAAACCAGTAGTACAGAAACCAGTAGTTTTTCAGGGtatagaaacagaaatgaagagagTGGTGTTCCTGGTTTTAGAACTGCAAAAGAACAGCTGTGGGTGGATCAGCAAAGGAAATCTCAAAACCTACCCCAGCGTGCACCAGTCTCGTCATATGGAGgtgtaaaaaaatcactgggTGCAGGCAGATCTCGGGGTCCGTTTGGCAAATTTGTTCCTCCAGTTCCAAAACAAGACGGAAACGAAAATGGAGGAGCACAGTGTAAGCCTCGTGCAAGAGGACCTACAGATCCATCGCTGCCTGTAGATGAACGACTGAAAAACATAGAACCAAAAATGGTTGAACTCATTATGCATGAGATCATGGACCATGGGCCTCCTGTCAACTGGGATGACATTGCCGGAGTTGAATTTGCTAAAGCTACTATAAAAGAAATAGTAGTCTGGCCTATGCTGAGGCCAGACATCTTCACTGGGTTACGTGGTCCTCCTAAAGGAATTCTTCTCTTTGGCCCCCCTGGGACTGGCAAGACTCTTATAGGCAAGTGCATCGCATGCCAGTCTGGAGCGACCTTTTTTAGCATCAGTGCCTCTTCTCTGACTTCCAAATGGGTAGGCGAGGGGGAAAAGATGGTCCGTGCACTGTTCACTGTGGCGCGATGTCAACAGCCAGCAGTGATTTTCATTGATGAAATTGATTCTCTGTTGTCTCAGCGTGGAGATGGGGAGCACGAGTCGTCGAGAAGGataaaaactgaatttctggTCCAGTTAGATGGGGCAACAACCTCCTCTGAAGATCGTATTCTAGTGGTTGGAGCAACAAATCGACCCCAAGAAATCGATGAAGCTGCCCGAAGGAGACTAGTGAAGAGACTGTACATTCCTCTTCCAGAAGCGTCAGCTAGGAAGCAGATTGTTACCCGTCTAATGTCAAAGGAGCACTGCTCCCTAAATGAAGAGGAAATCGAACTCATAGTTAAGAAATCAAGTGGATTTTCAGGGGCAGACATGACACAGCTCTGTCGAGAAGCTTCTCTGGGCCCTATCCGCAGTCTTCAGTCCACAGACATTGCAACCATCATGCCAGACCAAGTACGGCCTATTGCTTTCCTGGACTTTGAGAGTGCCTTCAGAACCGTGCGGCCCAGCGTCTCCTCAAAGGACCTAGAGCTGTATGAAACCTGGAACCAGACATTTGGCTGCG ATGTCTAG
- the FIGNL1 gene encoding fidgetin-like protein 1 isoform X1: METPTHSTVHLSDWQKSYFAITSGTCTPAQKADEYRAKILHIQYAWANSEISQVCAANLFKKYAEKYSAIIDSDNIETGLNNYAENILTLAKCQQNDSDKWQSALTTDNVFELKCVQERMQAGKNLQSSQMAPTDACVLADKGVSASAAPGLPKLSIFSSAKETELCAGSAKCASRGPELLEHPSSSKSLQSSVPPVTKALDTLPASSASLNEQVPTGFQATPLFASKEVASSSSLKMSGSCRDGQNLSLSDQSAVPAWSTSSGKRKAFYGLADEGSTVIPSLAPCQASSSRETSSTETSSFSGYRNRNEESGVPGFRTAKEQLWVDQQRKSQNLPQRAPVSSYGGVKKSLGAGRSRGPFGKFVPPVPKQDGNENGGAQCKPRARGPTDPSLPVDERLKNIEPKMVELIMHEIMDHGPPVNWDDIAGVEFAKATIKEIVVWPMLRPDIFTGLRGPPKGILLFGPPGTGKTLIGKCIACQSGATFFSISASSLTSKWVGEGEKMVRALFTVARCQQPAVIFIDEIDSLLSQRGDGEHESSRRIKTEFLVQLDGATTSSEDRILVVGATNRPQEIDEAARRRLVKRLYIPLPEASARKQIVTRLMSKEHCSLNEEEIELIVKKSSGFSGADMTQLCREASLGPIRSLQSTDIATIMPDQVRPIAFLDFESAFRTVRPSVSSKDLELYETWNQTFGCADV, encoded by the exons ATGGAAACCCCCACTCACAGCACCGTGCACCTGAGCGACTGGCAGAAAAGTTACTTCGCTATTACCTCTGGCACCTGCACACCTGCACAGAAGGCAGATGAATACCGTGCCAAAATCCTGCATATTCAGTATGCATGGGCAAACTCTGAGATCTCTCAGGTCTGTGCTGCCaacctgtttaaaaaatatgcagagaaaTACTCTGCAATTATTGACTCTGACAACATAGAGACTGGCTTGAATAACTatgctgaaaacattttgactTTGGCAAAGTGTCAGCAAAATGACAGTGACAAGTGGCAATCTGCCTTGACAACAGATAATGTATTTGAATTAAAGTGTGTGCAAGAGAGGATGCAGGCTGGCAAAAATCTCCAAAGCTCTCAGATGGCACCGACAGATGCCTGTGTACTAGCTGATAAAGGGGTcagtgcctctgctgctccaggTCTTCCTAAACTCAGTATCTTCAGCAGTGCCAAAGAGACTGAGCTCTGTGCTGGCTCAGCAAAATGTGCAAGTCGGGGACCAGAGCTCCTTGAGCATCCCTCATCTTCAAAGTCTCTTCAAAGCAGCGTGCCTCCGGTGACCAAAGCTTTGGATACACTTCCTGCCTCTTCAGCCTCCTTAAATGAACAGGTTCCTACAGGTTTCCAGGCAACTCCTCTATTTGCAAGTAAAGAAGTGGCAAGTAGTAGTTCTCTGAAAATGTCGGGTAGCTGTCGCGATGGACAAAATTTGTCTCTTTCGGATCAGTCAGCTGTACCTGCATGGTCCACAagttctggaaaaagaaaagcgtTTTATGGTCTGGCTGATGAAGGCAGCACGGTGATTCCTAGCCTTGCCCCATGCCAGGCTTCCAGTAGTAGAGAAACCAGTAGTACAGAAACCAGTAGTTTTTCAGGGtatagaaacagaaatgaagagagTGGTGTTCCTGGTTTTAGAACTGCAAAAGAACAGCTGTGGGTGGATCAGCAAAGGAAATCTCAAAACCTACCCCAGCGTGCACCAGTCTCGTCATATGGAGgtgtaaaaaaatcactgggTGCAGGCAGATCTCGGGGTCCGTTTGGCAAATTTGTTCCTCCAGTTCCAAAACAAGACGGAAACGAAAATGGAGGAGCACAGTGTAAGCCTCGTGCAAGAGGACCTACAGATCCATCGCTGCCTGTAGATGAACGACTGAAAAACATAGAACCAAAAATGGTTGAACTCATTATGCATGAGATCATGGACCATGGGCCTCCTGTCAACTGGGATGACATTGCCGGAGTTGAATTTGCTAAAGCTACTATAAAAGAAATAGTAGTCTGGCCTATGCTGAGGCCAGACATCTTCACTGGGTTACGTGGTCCTCCTAAAGGAATTCTTCTCTTTGGCCCCCCTGGGACTGGCAAGACTCTTATAGGCAAGTGCATCGCATGCCAGTCTGGAGCGACCTTTTTTAGCATCAGTGCCTCTTCTCTGACTTCCAAATGGGTAGGCGAGGGGGAAAAGATGGTCCGTGCACTGTTCACTGTGGCGCGATGTCAACAGCCAGCAGTGATTTTCATTGATGAAATTGATTCTCTGTTGTCTCAGCGTGGAGATGGGGAGCACGAGTCGTCGAGAAGGataaaaactgaatttctggTCCAGTTAGATGGGGCAACAACCTCCTCTGAAGATCGTATTCTAGTGGTTGGAGCAACAAATCGACCCCAAGAAATCGATGAAGCTGCCCGAAGGAGACTAGTGAAGAGACTGTACATTCCTCTTCCAGAAGCGTCAGCTAGGAAGCAGATTGTTACCCGTCTAATGTCAAAGGAGCACTGCTCCCTAAATGAAGAGGAAATCGAACTCATAGTTAAGAAATCAAGTGGATTTTCAGGGGCAGACATGACACAGCTCTGTCGAGAAGCTTCTCTGGGCCCTATCCGCAGTCTTCAGTCCACAGACATTGCAACCATCATGCCAGACCAAGTACGGCCTATTGCTTTCCTGGACTTTGAGAGTGCCTTCAGAACCGTGCGGCCCAGCGTCTCCTCAAAGGACCTAGAGCTGTATGAAACCTGGAACCAGACATTTGGCTGCG CAGATGTCTAG
- the FIGNL1 gene encoding fidgetin-like protein 1 isoform X2 gives METPTHSTVHLSDWQKSYFAITSGTCTPAQKADEYRAKILHIQYAWANSEISQVCAANLFKKYAEKYSAIIDSDNIETGLNNYAENILTLAKCQQNDSDKWQSALTTDNVFELKCVQERMQAGKNLQSSQMAPTDACVLADKGVSASAAPGLPKLSIFSSAKETELCAGSAKCASRGPELLEHPSSSKSLQSSVPPVTKALDTLPASSASLNEQVPTGFQATPLFASKEVASSSSLKMSGSCRDGQNLSLSDQSAVPAWSTSSGKRKAFYGLADEGSTVIPSLAPCQASSSRETSSTETSSFSGYRNRNEESGVPGFRTAKEQLWVDQQRKSQNLPQRAPVSSYGGVKKSLGAGRSRGPFGKFVPPVPKQDGNENGGAQCKPRARGPTDPSLPVDERLKNIEPKMVELIMHEIMDHGPPVNWDDIAGVEFAKATIKEIVVWPMLRPDIFTGLRGPPKGILLFGPPGTGKTLIGKCIACQSGATFFSISASSLTSKWVGEGEKMVRALFTVARCQQPAVIFIDEIDSLLSQRGDGEHESSRRIKTEFLVQLDGATTSSEDRILVVGATNRPQEIDEAARRRLVKRLYIPLPEASARKQIVTRLMSKEHCSLNEEEIELIVKKSSGFSGADMTQLCREASLGPIRSLQSTDIATIMPDQVRPIAFLDFESAFRTVRPSVSSKDLELYETWNQTFGCGR, from the coding sequence ATGGAAACCCCCACTCACAGCACCGTGCACCTGAGCGACTGGCAGAAAAGTTACTTCGCTATTACCTCTGGCACCTGCACACCTGCACAGAAGGCAGATGAATACCGTGCCAAAATCCTGCATATTCAGTATGCATGGGCAAACTCTGAGATCTCTCAGGTCTGTGCTGCCaacctgtttaaaaaatatgcagagaaaTACTCTGCAATTATTGACTCTGACAACATAGAGACTGGCTTGAATAACTatgctgaaaacattttgactTTGGCAAAGTGTCAGCAAAATGACAGTGACAAGTGGCAATCTGCCTTGACAACAGATAATGTATTTGAATTAAAGTGTGTGCAAGAGAGGATGCAGGCTGGCAAAAATCTCCAAAGCTCTCAGATGGCACCGACAGATGCCTGTGTACTAGCTGATAAAGGGGTcagtgcctctgctgctccaggTCTTCCTAAACTCAGTATCTTCAGCAGTGCCAAAGAGACTGAGCTCTGTGCTGGCTCAGCAAAATGTGCAAGTCGGGGACCAGAGCTCCTTGAGCATCCCTCATCTTCAAAGTCTCTTCAAAGCAGCGTGCCTCCGGTGACCAAAGCTTTGGATACACTTCCTGCCTCTTCAGCCTCCTTAAATGAACAGGTTCCTACAGGTTTCCAGGCAACTCCTCTATTTGCAAGTAAAGAAGTGGCAAGTAGTAGTTCTCTGAAAATGTCGGGTAGCTGTCGCGATGGACAAAATTTGTCTCTTTCGGATCAGTCAGCTGTACCTGCATGGTCCACAagttctggaaaaagaaaagcgtTTTATGGTCTGGCTGATGAAGGCAGCACGGTGATTCCTAGCCTTGCCCCATGCCAGGCTTCCAGTAGTAGAGAAACCAGTAGTACAGAAACCAGTAGTTTTTCAGGGtatagaaacagaaatgaagagagTGGTGTTCCTGGTTTTAGAACTGCAAAAGAACAGCTGTGGGTGGATCAGCAAAGGAAATCTCAAAACCTACCCCAGCGTGCACCAGTCTCGTCATATGGAGgtgtaaaaaaatcactgggTGCAGGCAGATCTCGGGGTCCGTTTGGCAAATTTGTTCCTCCAGTTCCAAAACAAGACGGAAACGAAAATGGAGGAGCACAGTGTAAGCCTCGTGCAAGAGGACCTACAGATCCATCGCTGCCTGTAGATGAACGACTGAAAAACATAGAACCAAAAATGGTTGAACTCATTATGCATGAGATCATGGACCATGGGCCTCCTGTCAACTGGGATGACATTGCCGGAGTTGAATTTGCTAAAGCTACTATAAAAGAAATAGTAGTCTGGCCTATGCTGAGGCCAGACATCTTCACTGGGTTACGTGGTCCTCCTAAAGGAATTCTTCTCTTTGGCCCCCCTGGGACTGGCAAGACTCTTATAGGCAAGTGCATCGCATGCCAGTCTGGAGCGACCTTTTTTAGCATCAGTGCCTCTTCTCTGACTTCCAAATGGGTAGGCGAGGGGGAAAAGATGGTCCGTGCACTGTTCACTGTGGCGCGATGTCAACAGCCAGCAGTGATTTTCATTGATGAAATTGATTCTCTGTTGTCTCAGCGTGGAGATGGGGAGCACGAGTCGTCGAGAAGGataaaaactgaatttctggTCCAGTTAGATGGGGCAACAACCTCCTCTGAAGATCGTATTCTAGTGGTTGGAGCAACAAATCGACCCCAAGAAATCGATGAAGCTGCCCGAAGGAGACTAGTGAAGAGACTGTACATTCCTCTTCCAGAAGCGTCAGCTAGGAAGCAGATTGTTACCCGTCTAATGTCAAAGGAGCACTGCTCCCTAAATGAAGAGGAAATCGAACTCATAGTTAAGAAATCAAGTGGATTTTCAGGGGCAGACATGACACAGCTCTGTCGAGAAGCTTCTCTGGGCCCTATCCGCAGTCTTCAGTCCACAGACATTGCAACCATCATGCCAGACCAAGTACGGCCTATTGCTTTCCTGGACTTTGAGAGTGCCTTCAGAACCGTGCGGCCCAGCGTCTCCTCAAAGGACCTAGAGCTGTATGAAACCTGGAACCAGACATTTGGCTGCGGTAGATAA